The Porphyrobacter sp. LM 6 sequence CACGGCGCGAAGGTCACCCACGTCGTCAGCCCCGCACCGAGTAGCCCTGCGACCAGCGGCGAAAACGGCTCGGGCGCGCGGAAGGCGGCGAGGAAACCGACGAATTGTGTCACCAGGATCAGCGGCCCCGGCGTGGTCTCGGCTAGCCCCAGCCCGTCAGCCATCTCGCCCGGTTGCAACCAACCGAACCCCTGCACCGCCTCCTGCGCCATGTAGGCGAGCACGGCGTAAGCGCCGCCGAAGGTCACCAGCGCCAGCTGCGAGAAGAACGCGCCGATCTGCCACAAGACGTGTTCCTGCCCCAGCGTCAGCGCCACCAGCGCCATCGGCGCAGCCCACACCGCGCCCCACAGCAGCACCGCCAGCAGCGTGCTGCGCCACGGCCGCGCGGCGGTGGGTGCGGCGCCCTTGCCCGGCTTCAATGCCAACCAGTCTGGCCGCACCGCTGCGACCGCGATGCCGATGGCCAGCGCCCCCAGCACGATCAGCGGGAACGGCAGATCGAACAGAAACAGTCCGGCAAACGCCGCCAGCGCCAGTGCGCGCTTCAATCCGGTATCGAGCGCGCGGCCCGCGATCCGCAGCAAGGCCTGCACCACGATCGCCAGCACCGCCGCCTTGATCCCGAGGAACAGCGCCGCCACCAGCGTAAGGTTCGCCGCCAGCGCATAGAGCACCGACAGCAACAGGATAATCGCCGCGCCGGGGATCACGAACAGCAGCCCCGCCGCCAGTCCGCCGCGCCAGCCGTGCAGCCGCCAGCCGATCCATGTCGCCAGCTGCTGCGCTTCCGGTCCGGGGAGCAGGTGGCAGAAATTGAGCGCATGGAGGAAATCGCCCTCGCCGATCCAGCCGCGCTCCTCGACCAGCTTGCGGTGCATCAACGCAATCTGGCCGGCAGGCCCACCGAAGCTGAGGAACCCGATGCGGGTAAAGGCACGCAGCAGCGCGGCGAAGGAAACCTGAACTGGGGTGTGTGAGACGGAAGACATCGAAGGAGTGCCCGAACCGGCCATGTTTACCTCGCAAGAGACACCTGCCGGAACCGGCAGGAAAACGAGGCAACGCTTGGGCCTGTCTCAGCCTGGACGGGAGGTTGCTTGGCCCCGTGTGCTTACGCGGATAGCGCGACACATCGGTGGCTTCAAGCCTCAGCGCCGTCAGCCCGTCCGCTTGAGAATGAGGTAGAGCGCACCCTCGCCGCCGTGGCGGATATGCGCGCGGCGCACCGCCGAAATCGCGTTGGCGTGGCGGCTCGCGGCGAGCCAGTCGAGCAGCTTGGCGCGGATCGCACCGCGTTTCGCCATGCGGTCGGCCGGATCGACGGGACGTTCACGCCCCGCCACCACCAGCACCACCCGCGCACCCATGGCGCGGGCCTGATCGAGCCCGGCCATGATCCGGTCGTAGGCGGTATCGAGCGTGTGACCGTGGAGGTCGAGCGTCAGTTCGGGTTCAAGCCGTCCGGCCTTGACCCGACGGTCCCAGTGCGAATCGAGGCCCGGTGCGGTGGGCGCAGGGGGAACGCCCGGCACGGTTCTGGGCGGACGCTGCGCCTTGGGCGGCGCGGGCGGTTTGCCGGAGGGCGCGGTGGCGGTGTCAGCGACGGCTTTGCGTGCAGGCTCGGCGGGAGCAGGCGGCTTGGGGCGCTTGCGTCCCGGCATCGGGGTCACGCTCGCGGCCAAATGCGCCCAGGCGGCCTGCTCGGCCTTGGACAGACCGCTCGGTCCGCGCACTGGCCCGGTCATCGCTGCGCCGTGCCAAGCCGGACAGCGGCGACCTTGGGCAGCAGCACATAGGCGCGCCCGCGCCCGCTCATGCCGCCCGCAATCACCCGCGCATCCGTGCCCGCACCCCAAAAGGTATCGAAGCGGTTGGCGCCCTTGATCGCCCCGCCGGTATCCTGCGCGACCCACAGGCCGGCTGCCTCTTGCCGGTCAAGATCGAGCCACACCGGCGCGCCGAGCGGCACGAAGGCGGGATCGACCGCGACCGAGCTCTCGCGCCGCACCGGCACGCCGAGCGCGCCGAGCGGGCCATCGCCCGTCAGCTCCTTGAAGAAGATCCAGCTCTTGTTGAGCCGCATCATGTCCCGGCCTTCCTGCGGGTTGTCGCGGATATAGGCCATGATGCCCTGCATCGAGCCCGGATACTGCCCAGGCCCGGTGCCGAGCAGGCCGCGGGACCGCATGACCCCGCCAATGCCGATATATTCGCGGCCGTTCTGGCCGGCATAGCCGATCCGGATCACCTCGCCTTCGGGGGTGATCAAGCGGCCCGAGCCCTGGATCTGGAGGAAAAAGAACTCGACCGGATCCGCCGCCCACGCGATCACCGGCGCGGTGGCGGTGATCGCGCCATCCTCGATTGCGGCGCGGTCGTGATAGAGCACGAAGCGGCCCTGCTCGTCATAGCGCCCCAAGGGCGGCGTGCCGGTGCGTGCCTCGGGCGTGATGAAGTCGAACCAGCCGCGCACCAGATCGCTCGGCATCCCGTAGACCGGCACCTCGAAGCCCGGGCGGCGGGTGCGGCTGCCGGCGATCTCGGGCTCGAAATAGCCGGTAGCGAAAGCCTTGCCATCACCGACCTGCACCGGTGCGAAGGTCTGCGCGAAGAAGGCGCGCGCCTGGGCCGGGGCAACACCCCGCGCCGTCTCGCAAGCCTCGCGCCAGTCGTCCGGGCGGGTCAGGCCGCTGGCATCCTCGCGCTTGAGGAGACGGGGGCAGGATTCGACGAAGCTTACCAGCGCGCCGTGCGCATCGGCATCACTCACGGGCAGGGTGGCCAGCGCTGGGCCGGGCGCCACACCCGCCCGCACAGCGTTGTCCGTAATGATGGTGGCGACCGGCGGCGGCACGGTTGAGACTGGCGGCGGCGCGGTTGCGACGGGTGGCGGGAGGCTGCCTTGCGGGATGATGCGTCCGCACCCTGCCAGCATCACCAGCAACGCGAACGCCAGCACCGAGCGCATGTCAGACTCCTTCAGCCCCGCACCGGCACCCGCGTCCGGTCAGCGGCAGGCGATCAACCTTCGTCGGTTTCGTCGAGCAGCCAGTTGGGATCACGCGCGGTGACGTTGCGCGAGAAGGTCCACACATCGCGGCTTTCGATCGCGTCGTCGAGCGATCCGCCGATGATATTGCCATCCTTGTCGCGGGTGAGCGCGGCAATATCGGCCACGAACAGCAACGCGATCCGGGCGGTGCGCCCGTCGAGGGAGGCCGAATGAACCCGCACTTCCTCGATCCGGATCAGCGTGTTCTCGAGCGTTTCGGCCGCGGCTTCGCGCGCGTCGATCGCGGCGATGAAGCCTTCATAGACATCGTCGTCGCACAGTTCGCGCAGGGTCTCGCGGTCGCCCTTCCAGAACGCTTCGAGCACCATGCGGTAGGCCGCACGCGCACCTTCGAGGAACTGGCTGATGTTGAAGCGGCTGTCGGCAGCGGCAATTTCACGCAGACCCCGTTCCACGGCAGGCATCACCCCTTCCAGTTCGGGCGGGCGCGGGGCAACGACCGGAGCGGCCGGAGCGGGGCGCGGCAGGCCCGACGGCTTGTCATCAGCATCGAACCGCTGCGGCACTGATTCCTCTTCCTGCTCGGCCCGGCGACCGAGCACCGAGTAGAGCCGCAAGCCGAGGAACGCGGCCACCATGGCGAGGAGAACGATTTCAAGCACAGTCTTCATCCGATCTACGTAGGCGGCGGACGCGCGTTGCGGCGCGCCAACCTCCATAAGGTGTCACCCTGCCTTAAATGGGTATCTATTACAATTCGCCAACCGCCAATATGTGCCGTCACCATACGATTATTGCCGCGCGTGTATTGCGGGCGGCATCCGGTTGCGGGCAGGCCGCGCCCCTGCTAGGCGCGCTGGGCGGCGCGGCGCGCACCTCATCGGTGCGTCAGACGCACATCGTGTTACCCAGATTGAAAGACAGAATTCCATGGCCGAGCAAGAAGGCGTCCTCACCGATCTCGACAATGCTGCTGCGGGCGGCGAACCCAAGGCCAACGGGGCCGACACCCAGCCCGCGGTCGGGATCATCACCCAGTATGTGAAGGATCTCTCGGTCGAAAATCCGAATGCGCCCGACGTGTTCCAGTGGCCCGAGGCGCCGCAGATCGACGTGCAGTTCAACATCGGCGCCGAAAACGTGAGCCCCGACGTCCACGAAGTGACGCTCAAGCTGACGCTCACGGCAACCTCGCAGCGCGGCAATATCTACATGGTTGATCTGGCCTATTGCGGCCTCGTCGGGATGCGCAATGTGCCCGAAGATCAGGCCCACGCCTTCCTTTATGCCGAAGCGCCGCGCCTGCTGTTCCCGTTCGCCCGCCGCGTCGTGGCTGATGCGGTGCGCGATGCCGGCTTCCCGCCGCTGATGGTGGATCCGGTCGATTTCGGCGGGATTTACGCGCAGCAGCTCGCCGCGCGCCGCGCCGAGGAAGCAGCCGGAGGCACCCCGATCACGCCGGTGACCGGCAACGCCTGATCACGCAGGCGTGGAGGGACAACGCCCGCTATGAGCCTGATCAAGAACGTCGGCACGATCGGCGGCCTCACTCTGGTGAGCCGCATCTTCGGGTTCGCGCGCGACATCCTCTTGGCGCGGGTGCTGGGAGCGGGCGGCGTGGCGGATGCGTGGCAACTCGCCTTTCAGCTTCCCAACCTGTTCCGTCGCCTGTTTGCCGAAGGCGCTTTCGCTTCGGCCTTCGTGCCGCTGTTCAATCGCCACATGGCCGAGGGCGAGAGCGAGGCGCGACGCTTTGCAGCCGAAGTTCTTGCCGTTTTGCTGCCGATCCTCGTGGTGTTCGGCGCATTGATGATGCTCGCCATGCCGTGGGTGTTGTGGGCTTTCGCCAATGGAGAATTGCGCGGCGATGCGCCCACCTATGCCCTGGCCGTTACGATGGGCCAAATCGCCTTTCCCTACCTCATGTTCATGAGTCTGGCGACGCTGGTCGCAGCTATCCTTAATTCGCTGTCGCGCTTTGCCGCCGCTGCCGCTGCGCCGATCCTGCTCAATATCTGCCTGCTCGCCGCGTTGGTTTGGGGCGCGTTCCAAACCCCGGGCGAGGCGACCCGCGCAGCGACCGGCATAGGCCTTGCGATCGCGGTATCGGTAAGTGGGTTGCTCCAACTCGTGTGGCTCGCGTGGTTCATGCGCCGGGCGGGCTTCCGCATTCCACGCCAGCGCCCGCGCATCACCGACCGGGTCAAGGAAATGGGCGTGCTCATCGTGCCGGCTGTGTTCGGCGCGGGTGTCTACCAGATCAGCCGTTTCATCGACCTCGCCTTCATCCGCGGGCTGCCCGACGGAAGCCTCACTTACATGGCGATGGCGGACCGCTGGAACCAGCTGCCGCTCGGCATCATCGGGATCGCGCTCGGCACCGCGATCCTGCCCGCACTTTCGCGTTACATCAGCCGCGCCGAGGACGAGGAAGCCGTCCGTCTGCAGGCCAATGCGATCGAGCTTGCCATGCTGCTCACTCTGCCCTGCGCGGTGGCGCTGTTCTTCACCGGGTTCGCCTTCGTCAAGGCATTCATGGAGGGACAAGCCTTTACCGAAGAGGATGCCCGGATCACCGGCATGGTCACCTCGGCGCTGGTCGTGGGCTTGCCAGCCTATGTTCTGGTCAAGGTTCTGACCCCCAACTTCTTCGCCCGTCGTGACACCAGAACTCCGGTCTATACTGCTGCGGCCTCGCTGGTGGTGACGGTCGTGCTCAACCTCGTGCTCGTGCCCTTGCTCGGGGTGGTCGGGCTGGCGCTGGCGGGCGCGATCGGGGCCTGGGTCAATATCGCCCTGCTCGGCGCGATCCTTGCGCGCCGCGGGTTCTTCCGCCTGCCTGCAAGGGTGGTAGGGCGGATCGGGCGGATCGTGCTCGCATCGGCGCTTATGGGAGCGGCTCTTTGGGGGCTGATGCGGGTCATCGCTCCGTGGCTTGGAGGCCCCTTTACCATGCGTCTGCTGGCGGTGGGCGCGATCCTCGCGGTCAGCCTCGTCACCTATGGCGCAGGCACGGTGCTGCTCGGCGTACTCGACAAGGCGACGGTGCAGCGCCTAATGCGCCGCCAGAGCTAATCTTCTTTACGACAGGACCAACATGCGCGTCGTCTCCGGCATCCAGCCCACCGGCAAGCCGCACCTCGGCAACTACCTTGGTGCGATCCGCAATTACGTGAAGCTGCAGGACGATGCCCATGCGGCGGGCGGCGAGTGCCTGATCTTCATCGCCGATCTCCACGCGCTGTCGATGCCGCACGATCCCGGCGAGCTCAAATCCTCGACGCTGGAACTGGTGGCCACGCTGGTCGCCTGCGGGCTCGATCCCGACAAGGCGATCCTGTTCAATCAGGCGCAGGTGCCGCAGCATCCGGAGCTGCAGTGGCTGCTCAACGGCACGGCCCGCATGGGCTGGCTTAACCGCATGACGCAGTGGAAGGACAAGGCGGGCAAGAACCGCGAAGGCCAGTCCGTGGCGCTTTTCACCTATCCCGTACTGCAGGCCGCCGACGTGCTGCTCTATCAGGCGACCCATGTGCCCGTGGGCGAAGACCAGAAGCAGCATCTGGAGCTCGCCCGCGACATCGCACAGAAGTTCAACAACGACTTCGGCACCGAAGATGCACCGATCTTCACCCTGCCCGAACCGATCATCCCTGCCGAAGCTGCGCGGATCATGTCCCTGCGCGATGGCAGCGCCAAGATGAGCAAGTCCGATCCTTCGGACATGAGCCGCATCAACCTGTCGGACGATGCCGATACGATGGCGCAGAAGGTCAAGAAGGCGAAGACAGACCCCGAGCCGCTTCCCTCCGAGGAAGCCGGACTGGCAGATCGGCCCGAAGCGAGGAACCTCGTCGGCATCTACGCTGCTCTTGCAGGCGAGCCGGTGTCCGCCGTGCTGGCCCAGTTCGGCGGACAGGGCTTCGGCGCGTTCAAGCCGGCGCTCGCCGACCTGCTGGTCGCCAAGCTCGGCCCCATCCGCGACCAGTTCGTGGCGCTGAAGGACGATACCGAGGCGCTCGACGCCATCCTCGCCCGCGGCGCCGCCAAGGCCCGCGAGCGCGGCACCCCGACCCTAAATGCGGCTTACAAGGCGCTGGGGCTGGTACGGCACTGATCCCTCGGTCGGCCACGACGAACCGAGCCATCCGCGCGTTGAATGTTCAATTGCCGTTCATTCCTTGGCGATATGATGTATCCATCATGATCCAGCACCATTGCCGTGCTGGTCGCCAGACAAGGGTTATGTCATGTTGCTCTCGATGCCTTCAATGAAGTCCCTTACCCGCCTCGCTCTGCCCGTGGCGCTTGCGCTCGGGCTGTCGGCCTGTGCATCCAATTCCTTCAAGGCCGATGTTTCGCGCTTTGCCGTACCGCTGCCGGCGCCGCAGGGACAGACCTTCGCGGTGGTGGCCGAGGATCCCAAACTCGCGGGCGGGCTCGAATTCGCGACCTATGCCAATTCCGTCGCAGAAGAGCTCACCCAGATCGGCTACACCCGTGTCGCTACGCCCGAAAGCGCCGACATGCTGGTGCGCTTCGACTACCGCGTCGACAACGGACGCGAGCGCGTTCGCACCGACTTCAACGGGGTCGGCTACAACCGGTGGGGTCCGTGGGGCGGATGGGGCGGCGGATTCGGCGCTTGGGGCTTTGGCTTCAACGATCCGTTCTTCGGTGGGCCGGAAGTGCGCAGTTACACCGTCTACACCAGCGGCGTGGACGTGAAGATTGACCGCGTGGCCGATGGCCAGCGCCTGTTCGAAGGCAAGGCCGAAGCCGTGTCGCGTTCAAACCGACTTCCGCGCCTCGTGCCAAACCTCGTGGACGCGCTGTTCACCGGCTTCCCCGGCAATTCGGGCGAAACCGTGCGAATCACCATCCGCGATGACGAAAAGACCGTGCGCCCTGCCGATTAAAGGTGTAGGGCTATCATCAAGAGACCCTTGGACGGGAACAGAGAGGCGGCGCCAGGGGATCGGCGCCGCCTTTTTTGTTGTCTGTCGTCCGCGTGCTGCCTCAGCGATTATCGAGCTGGGCCCGCACAGCGGCCAGCCCTTCACGGGTGATGCGGTAGGGCTGCCCCTCCACGCTTCGGATCAGACGGCGGCGTCGCAGCCTTTCGAATACTGGCAAGCTGCAATCCGTGAGTCGGAAGCCATCGCGGTTGAAGCAATCGATTTCAATGACTTTGCCGTGGGCGTCACGCCGATAACGGATCAATCCGCCCTGCGCGAGGACGTGCAGCACGCGCTGCTCGTGTTTCGAGATGTTCAATGGAATTGTCCTGAATGAATGTGCCGGACCGCTCGCCCGCGCAAGGTGCGGGGCGGCGAAGCAATCTGCCGGCCACACGCTCAAGGCGTGCGCTGGCGATTCAGCAGGTCACATTCTCGGACATGAATTCCCGTCGTTTGGACAGGCGAGGAATATGCGAGCGCCGCTCAGGCGGCAAGATCAAAGCTTCGCGTGGCCGCCGGTCGAGCCGAAGCCGCCTGCGCCGCGTTCGGTCGCGTCGAGTTCTTCAACTTCGTCCCACGCAGCCTGCACCACCGGCGCCAGCACCAGCTGCGCGACGCGGTCGCCACGAGCGATGGCGAAGGGTTCGCTTCCGAGGTTGATCAGGATCACCTTGAGTTCGCCGCGATAGTCGCTGTCGATCGTGCCGGGTGTGTTGGGCACGGAGATACCGTGCTTTAGCGCCAGCCCGGATCGCGGGCGGACCTGGATTTCGTAGCCCTGAGGGATCGCCATCGCGAGGCCGGTCGCCACTGCGTGCCGCGCACCCGGCGCAAGCGTCACATCTTCGGCGCTGACCACGTCCATCCCGGCGGCGCCGGACGTCGTATAGGCGGGCAGCGGCAGGCCTTCGCCGTGCGACAGCCGCTTGATCTTAACACCGACCGGAAGGCTCATTCGGCAGCTTCGGCGTGCAGGGCCGCGGCGATGCGTTCAGCCAGCGCCATCGCCACCGCGCTCTTGGGCATTTCCTCGAGCGTCTCGACCCCCTCGGTGCTGACGATGTGCACGCGGTTGCGGTCGCCGCCCATCACATCGCCGCTCACGTCATTGGCAACGATCCAATCCGCACCCTTGCGCTTGCGCTTGGCCTTGGCGAATTCGAGGATGTTCTCGGTCTCGGCAGCGAAGCCGATTACCAGTTCGGGCCGGTTCTTGATCCCGGCGACGTTGGTGAGAATGTCGGGATTCTCGGTCAGCATCAGTGCCGGCGGGGCCGAGCCGCGCTTCTTGATTTTCTCGTCGCGATATTCCTTGGGCCGCCAGTCTGCCACTGCCGCCACCATCACAGCGACATCGGCCGGCAGCGCGCGCCTGACCGCATCGGCCATGTCCATCGCGCTTTCGACATCCACACGGGTCACGCCGGCGGGGGTCTTGAGCGACACCGGCCCGGCCACCAGCGTCACCCTTGCGCCCAGCGCGGCCGCAGCGGCAGCGACCGCGAAGCCCTGCTTTCCGCTCGAACGGTTGGCGATGTAGCGCACCGGATCGATCGCTTCCCAAGTCGGGCCGGCGGTGACCAGCACGTGACGACCAGCCAGCGGGCGATGCCCTTCCGGCAGGCCGAAATCCGCGCCTTCGGGCACCTCGCCGATGATCGCTTCGATTTCGTCCGGAATCTCGGGGGCGAGGGGCTCGGGCGCAGACTTGCGCGGGTCAACCGCATGGTTGATCGCCGAAATATCGACCGGCGGGGCGGCATTGGCCTTGCCCTTGGTCGCCAGCAGCGGCCCACCGAGATCGGGCGCGAAATCGGGTTCGGGCTCTTCCGGCGCTGCCAACTCCTCGTCTTCGACGGGCGAAAGCTCCTCTTCCAGCTCGGCTTCGATCTCCTCGTGGCTGCGCTTGGCGGTCGAACGCGGAATGATCCGTGCCAGAAGGCCGCCGAGTCCGCCCATCGGCGAATCGGCCGTCTCTTCTTCGGCCTCTTCAGGCTCAAGTGCCTCGACCTCGATCACCGCGCGGCCCGAAGCCACTGGCTCGGGCAATTCGATGCCGCAATGCTCGGCAATCGCGCGCCAGATCACTTCGGGCTCGGGCAGGCGACCGTAGCCAAATTCGCCGCAGGCCATCGCGCCTTCATCGGGCTGGAGCACCGTGACGCCGGCCGAATTGAGGAGGGCGACATTGCGCTGGGTCGCCTCATGCTCCCACATCCGGACATTCATTGCCGGGACGGCCATGACCGGCTTATCGGTGGCGAGGATCAGCGTGGTGGCAAGGTCATCGGCGATCCCGCTTGCCATCTTGGCGAGCAGATCGGCGGTCGCCGGGCAGACCACCACCAGATCGGCCTCACGGCTGAGCTGGATGTGGCCCATCTCTGCTTCGTTCTTGAGATCGAAGAGGTTGGTGTAGACCTGATTCTCGGAAAGCGCTGCAAGTGCCATAGGGGTGACGAACTGCTGCCCGCCCTTGGTCACCACACAGGTGACATCGCCGCCGCCCTTGCGGATCAGGCGCACGAGCTCGCAGGCCTTGTACGCGGCAATACCGCCGCCCACGACCAGCAGGATGCGCGGGAACCTGCCCGTCACCACGCGGCCCCGTTTTGGCGGACGTTATGGCTGACCGGCCATGCCATCGCTTGCTCTGCTCCTTCGCTTGCCCAGCTTGCCCGATATCTAGACGCGTTGCTCGTCAGCGCCAAGCGCTGTGCACGAAGCGATCCTTGACCCGATGTGGTTAAGATTGCGCTTACAGCGGCGCAACTGGTTTTGCGCCGATTTGACGGCGCGGCGGCTTGAGCCGAAGCCGGGCCTGCGTCAGACATGATGCAGGGAACTTACCGGGGGATCGGGGATGATATTGCTTCTGCGTGCGGCGCTTGGTGTGCTCGGGCTGCTTTATCTGGCCATCGGGACGGGGTTTCTGTTCGCGCCTGTGCAACTGGGAGAGACCTTCGGGGTCGCGGCGGCGGGTGCGCAGGGACTGGCGAGCATGCGCGCGGATTTCACCGGGTTCTTCTGGGTCCTGGGCGGATCGATGGCATGGAGCGCATGGCGCACGCACGGCGGGGCGCTGTGGGCGGCGGCGGCGCTGATCGGCATCGCACTCGCGGGACGCGCCCTCAGCCTGCTGATCGACGGGAACTACCCCACCGCCTTGCTACCAATGGCAGTCGAAGTGCTATCACTGGTTATCGTGATCGTCGCCGCACGCCACTTTGGCAAGGGCAACTAGAGCCAGCCCGCGCTCACTGCGCCCCATACTGCGCCCGCGCCTGCCAGTCCGGCAAGCACATAACCCAGCCACCCGCGCCCTTCGCGCTTGTCGGTGATGAGCGCGATCTCCGGCAGCGGCGGCGGTTCGGGCGCGCCGCCCTTGGGCGGGAACATCTCCTCGACGCGGCGGATCAGGCCCGGAAGGCGAAACAGCGTTTCGGCATCCTGCTTCAGGCGATCCGCCAGCGCCGCTTCCGGCCCGAGCTCGTCACGAATCCACGAGCGTACGTAAGGCGCCGCGGTGTCCCACATGTTGATGTCGGGATTGAGCTGGGTTGCGATGCCTTCGACCATCACCATCGTCTTTTGCAGCAGCAGCAGGTGCGGCTGGGTCTGCATGTCGAAATCGCGGGTGATCGCGAACAGCCCGTCGAGCATCTGGCCGACGCTGAGTTCCTTCACCGGCTTGCCGCGCATCGGCTCGCCCACGGCGCGCAGCGCGGTCGCGAATTCGCCGACCGAATGGTAGGACGGCACGTACTGCGCCTCGAAATGGATTTCGGCGACGCGCTGGTAATTGCCGGTTGTCAGCCCGTAGAGGATTTCCGCGAGCCACTGGCGCGCACGGCGGTCGATCCGGCCCATGATCCCGAAATCGATCGCGACGATGGTGCCGTCATCCTCGATGAACAGGTTGCCCTGATGCATGTCGGCATGGAAGAACCCCGCGCTGATCGCCTGGGTCAGGAAGCTGATAACCAGTTTCTCGGAAATCGCCGCCAGATCATGGCCGCGCGCGCGCAGTTCCTCGACGCGGCTGATCTTGATGCCGTCGATCCATTCGATGGTCATCACCCGGCCATTGGTGCGGTCCCAATCGACAGCCGGAATGCGGTAACCCGGCACGCCCGCCATCTGCTCGGCCAGCTCGCTCGCCGAGGCAGCTTCGCGGCGGAGGTCGAGCTCGGAATTGGTCCAGCGCTTGAAATTGGCGATGGTCAGGCGCGGGCGCAGACGCTCGGCCTCGCCGCCCATCGCCTCGACATGGGCCGCAGCCCATTCATAGGTCTGGATGTCCTGCGCGAACTTCTCGCGGATTCCGGGGCGCAACACCTTCACCGCGACCTTGCGGCCATCGGTGGTCACCGCCTTGTGCACCTGCGCGATGGACGCGGCACCCACAGGCTCGGGATCGATTTCGCTGAACAGCGCCTCGATCGGCTGGCCGAAGCTCGATTCGATCACCGCACGGATTTGCGCGAAGGGCACCGGCGGCAGGCTGTCCTGCAATGACAGGAGATTGTTGGCTGCTTCCTCACCCACCAGATCGGGGCGGGTGGCGAGCGACTGGCCAAGCTTGATCGCAGCCGGGCCAATAGCGCGGAAGGCGCCCGCGTAATCGGGCTTGCCGCTTTTGCCGGTCAGCGTGGCGAGCCGCGCGAGTTTGACGAGGCGGCGCAGACCTGCGGGCGCGTTGGGATCATTCTCGATCCCAACCAGCGCACGGCGGCGGGCAAGCGTCACGCCCCAGCGGGCAAGGCGGATCAGATGCGTTGCGGGCGAAGGCACTGGCCTAGATCTTCCACCCCGAATGGATCGCGACCAGCCCGCCAAGGATCGGCTCGACCTTGGTATTGGCGAAGCCGGCCTTGCGGATCATCTGCTCGAAAGCGGGCATCGGCGGGAACTTGCGGATCGATTCGGCGAGATAGCGGTAGGAATCCGCATCCCCCGCAATCGCTTGCCCCATGCGCGGCAGCAGATGTTCGGAATAGAGGTCGTAAGCCTCCTTCAGCCCCGACCATTCAACGGTCGAGAACTCGAGACAGAAGAACCGCCCGCCCGGACGCAGCACCCGCAGCGCCTCGGCCAGCGCGCGGTCGATGTGGGTTACGTTCCGGATGCCGAAGGCGATGGTATAGGCATCGAAGGTGTTCGAGGCGAAGCTCACCTCTTCCGCGTTCTGGCAGGTAAAGACGAGGCTGCCGTCATCCTCGGAAAAGCCGCGTTCGAGCGCACGTTCCGCGCCGACATCGAGCATGTCCTGGTTGATGTCGGCCACGGTGATGTGCGCGCCCTTTGCCGCCATGCGGAAGGCGATGTCCCCGGTGCCGCCGGCCATATCGAGAATCTGCTCGCCCGGCTGCGGCTTCACACGCTTGACGAAGCGGTCCTTCCACAAGCGGTGCAGCCCGCCCGACATGGCATCATTCATGATGTC is a genomic window containing:
- the secB gene encoding protein-export chaperone SecB; protein product: MAEQEGVLTDLDNAAAGGEPKANGADTQPAVGIITQYVKDLSVENPNAPDVFQWPEAPQIDVQFNIGAENVSPDVHEVTLKLTLTATSQRGNIYMVDLAYCGLVGMRNVPEDQAHAFLYAEAPRLLFPFARRVVADAVRDAGFPPLMVDPVDFGGIYAQQLAARRAEEAAGGTPITPVTGNA
- a CDS encoding Tim44/TimA family putative adaptor protein: MKTVLEIVLLAMVAAFLGLRLYSVLGRRAEQEEESVPQRFDADDKPSGLPRPAPAAPVVAPRPPELEGVMPAVERGLREIAAADSRFNISQFLEGARAAYRMVLEAFWKGDRETLRELCDDDVYEGFIAAIDAREAAAETLENTLIRIEEVRVHSASLDGRTARIALLFVADIAALTRDKDGNIIGGSLDDAIESRDVWTFSRNVTARDPNWLLDETDEG
- the murJ gene encoding murein biosynthesis integral membrane protein MurJ; amino-acid sequence: MSLIKNVGTIGGLTLVSRIFGFARDILLARVLGAGGVADAWQLAFQLPNLFRRLFAEGAFASAFVPLFNRHMAEGESEARRFAAEVLAVLLPILVVFGALMMLAMPWVLWAFANGELRGDAPTYALAVTMGQIAFPYLMFMSLATLVAAILNSLSRFAAAAAAPILLNICLLAALVWGAFQTPGEATRAATGIGLAIAVSVSGLLQLVWLAWFMRRAGFRIPRQRPRITDRVKEMGVLIVPAVFGAGVYQISRFIDLAFIRGLPDGSLTYMAMADRWNQLPLGIIGIALGTAILPALSRYISRAEDEEAVRLQANAIELAMLLTLPCAVALFFTGFAFVKAFMEGQAFTEEDARITGMVTSALVVGLPAYVLVKVLTPNFFARRDTRTPVYTAAASLVVTVVLNLVLVPLLGVVGLALAGAIGAWVNIALLGAILARRGFFRLPARVVGRIGRIVLASALMGAALWGLMRVIAPWLGGPFTMRLLAVGAILAVSLVTYGAGTVLLGVLDKATVQRLMRRQS
- the mltA gene encoding murein transglycosylase A, which codes for MRSVLAFALLVMLAGCGRIIPQGSLPPPVATAPPPVSTVPPPVATIITDNAVRAGVAPGPALATLPVSDADAHGALVSFVESCPRLLKREDASGLTRPDDWREACETARGVAPAQARAFFAQTFAPVQVGDGKAFATGYFEPEIAGSRTRRPGFEVPVYGMPSDLVRGWFDFITPEARTGTPPLGRYDEQGRFVLYHDRAAIEDGAITATAPVIAWAADPVEFFFLQIQGSGRLITPEGEVIRIGYAGQNGREYIGIGGVMRSRGLLGTGPGQYPGSMQGIMAYIRDNPQEGRDMMRLNKSWIFFKELTGDGPLGALGVPVRRESSVAVDPAFVPLGAPVWLDLDRQEAAGLWVAQDTGGAIKGANRFDTFWGAGTDARVIAGGMSGRGRAYVLLPKVAAVRLGTAQR
- the trpS gene encoding tryptophan--tRNA ligase yields the protein MRVVSGIQPTGKPHLGNYLGAIRNYVKLQDDAHAAGGECLIFIADLHALSMPHDPGELKSSTLELVATLVACGLDPDKAILFNQAQVPQHPELQWLLNGTARMGWLNRMTQWKDKAGKNREGQSVALFTYPVLQAADVLLYQATHVPVGEDQKQHLELARDIAQKFNNDFGTEDAPIFTLPEPIIPAEAARIMSLRDGSAKMSKSDPSDMSRINLSDDADTMAQKVKKAKTDPEPLPSEEAGLADRPEARNLVGIYAALAGEPVSAVLAQFGGQGFGAFKPALADLLVAKLGPIRDQFVALKDDTEALDAILARGAAKARERGTPTLNAAYKALGLVRH
- a CDS encoding Smr/MutS family protein, which gives rise to MTGPVRGPSGLSKAEQAAWAHLAASVTPMPGRKRPKPPAPAEPARKAVADTATAPSGKPPAPPKAQRPPRTVPGVPPAPTAPGLDSHWDRRVKAGRLEPELTLDLHGHTLDTAYDRIMAGLDQARAMGARVVLVVAGRERPVDPADRMAKRGAIRAKLLDWLAASRHANAISAVRRAHIRHGGEGALYLILKRTG
- the chrA gene encoding chromate efflux transporter, coding for MSSVSHTPVQVSFAALLRAFTRIGFLSFGGPAGQIALMHRKLVEERGWIGEGDFLHALNFCHLLPGPEAQQLATWIGWRLHGWRGGLAAGLLFVIPGAAIILLLSVLYALAANLTLVAALFLGIKAAVLAIVVQALLRIAGRALDTGLKRALALAAFAGLFLFDLPFPLIVLGALAIGIAVAAVRPDWLALKPGKGAAPTAARPWRSTLLAVLLWGAVWAAPMALVALTLGQEHVLWQIGAFFSQLALVTFGGAYAVLAYMAQEAVQGFGWLQPGEMADGLGLAETTPGPLILVTQFVGFLAAFRAPEPFSPLVAGLLGAGLTTWVTFAPCFLWIFALAPWIDRLGNAVRLKGGLAAVTAAVVGVIANLTVWFALHVLFAAVGEERFGMLRLYWPDLVSFDWRAGLLALLAGVLVFRLGWSVLRVLAVCGAGAVVLAFVL